In the genome of Palaemon carinicauda isolate YSFRI2023 chromosome 20, ASM3689809v2, whole genome shotgun sequence, one region contains:
- the LOC137659982 gene encoding uncharacterized protein: MHSGKQALQVLQRSANKGSVISILKVLLCLMAVAVAFPVAEPEADPQLILPHSLNYFNPFVHSIKAQDSYIPSYPYGHHLSYGHRYPLAYGHGLPFNHGYGTGYPLAYPYSHPYAVQVAKKDVAEE; the protein is encoded by the exons atgcattctggtaagcaagctttgcaagtcctgcagcggtctgctaataagggcagcgtcatcagcatactcaag GTGTTGTTGTGTCTGATGGCTGTGGCCGTGGCCTTCCCTGTGGCAGAACCAGAGGCGGATCCTCAGCTCATTCTGCCTCATTCCCTCAATTACTTCAATCCCTTCGTCCACTCCATCAAGGCTCAAGATTCATACATCCCTTCATACC CTTACGGCCATCATCTCTCCTATGGGCACAGATACCCACTCGCCTATGGTCATGGACTTCCCTTCAACCACGGGTATGGAACCGGCTATCCATTGGCCTACCCTTATTCACACCCCTATGCGGTGCAGGTTGCAAAGAAGGATGTTGCGGAAGAATAG